One Aegilops tauschii subsp. strangulata cultivar AL8/78 chromosome 7, Aet v6.0, whole genome shotgun sequence genomic window carries:
- the LOC109779280 gene encoding protein FAR1-RELATED SEQUENCE 5-like — translation MVPQPPYVGKRFDSFEDAKEFYQRYAMFHGFVVNTEYHRKIKKTNEYSRDGARWVVTEYLNKHNHELIKKFDLVKFLSADRGFSPLVKKFIKLLHDCNIGPSRMVQILSMIHTKNGTLSSMPYIPADVTNLKAKYHRESRLADIEDTIAYFDKKAKEDPDFFYRIRLDDEDCVGNMYWVDGAARRSYKHFRDCISFDATYLTNMYKMPCAPFIGINNHSQSLEFGCGLVRNKDTDGYTWLFKIFLECMGGLAPMNIITDQDFSMRAGIGEVSPLAVHRHCRWHIIKKAEETLGPFFADHSELHKAFELCVDHSLTVEEFEQSWTAMIETYQVQDNETLTSLCEKRMYWLPSYFMQCFFQFLQTTQHSEGFNAVLKRYVSPGNSLL, via the exons ATGGTACCTCAGCCACCATATGTTGGGAAGAGATTTGATTCgtttgaagatgccaaggaattCTACCAGAGATATGCAATGTTCCATGGGTTTGTGGTCAACACCGAATACCATAGGAAAATTAAAAAAACTAACGAGTACAGCAGAG ATGGAGCACGGTGGGTGGTCACTGAATATTTGAACAAGCACAACCATGAACTCATAAAGAAGTTTGACCTGGTAAAATTTCTGAGCGCCGACAGAGGATTCAGTCCCCTCGTGAAGAAATTCATAAAGCTGCTACATGATTGTAACATCGGTCCATCAAGAATGGTCCAGATACTGTCCATGATCCACACCAAAAATGGAACTCTGAGTAGCATGCCCTACATACCAGCAGACGTCACAAACCTAAAGGCAAAGTACCATAGAGAGAGCAGGTTGGCTGACATAGAAGACACGATAGCCTACTTCGACAAGAAAGCAAAAGAAGATCCTGATTTTTTCTACAGGATAAGATTGGACGATGAGGACTGTGTCGGGAACATGTATTGGGTGGATGGTGCTGCAAGAAGATCCTACAAACATTTCCGAGATTGCATTTCATTCGACGCGACATATCTCACTAATATGTACAAGATGCCCTGTGCTCCATTCATAGGAATAAATAACCACAGTCAGTCATTGGAGTTCGGTTGCGGGCTCGTTCGGAACAAAGATACGGATGGGTACACTTGGTTGTTCAAAATATTCTTGGAGTGCATGGGTGGACTTGCTCCGATGAACATAATAACAGACCAGGATTTTAGCATGCGTGCAGGCATAGGGGAGGTCTCTCCGTTGGCAGTGCACAGGCACTGCAGGTGGCATATTATTAAGAAGGCTGAGGAGACGCTAGGACCATTCTTTGCTGACCATTCAGAGCTGCATAAGGCATTCGAGTTGTGCGTGGACCACAGCTTGACGGTGGAGGAGTTTGAACAGAGCTGGACAGCTATGATTGAAACATATCAAGTCCAAGACAACGAGACGCTTACTAGCCTGTGTGAGAAGCGAATGTACTGGTTGCCGTCCTACTTCATGCAGTGCTTCTTCCAATTTCTGCAGACTACGCAGCATAGCGAGGGGTTCAATGCTGTTCTGAAGCGGTACGTGAGCCCTGGCAACTCATTGCTGTAG